The Antennarius striatus isolate MH-2024 chromosome 20, ASM4005453v1, whole genome shotgun sequence genome includes a region encoding these proteins:
- the LOC137587924 gene encoding uncharacterized protein, which produces MASRRRRRSQQRKLEPEEAELATREEETQPLGELIGLMRHFMEGQQRRDEGFLAELKGLRASMPVPQTAELKPAVHNLAPAEAVSPAEGSSMSLRLDLPTPAPRRARSSPIDPHRMHVSSRDDLYRLEARPYGDPKIPPYVAGEDIESYLLRFERMAKTWGWPQSEWACRLVPLLSGKALEAYTAMDEERAHQYPDLREALLAKFDVSPETYRQQFRASMVPQGENPTETYHRLKGLYRRWIRPEQHTKEQIGEHIILEQLLRVLPADIRTWVKEHEPADGLAASKLALQYINARRGGPAAHPGGPGRQFQAQPRPAGRGNYQPSSNPSSAASQQGTALPPPAGNLSNQDYPVPSADGRLGGEVQPDAEEDAAEVRSRHWAGLGPMVTLPLVRIQGGSSSLHRVLPVRAVVWLGRPGAIGSPAEDVGGAFVCSR; this is translated from the exons atggcCAGCCGAAGGAGAAGACGGTCGCAACAAAGGAAGTTGGAGCCAGAGGAGGCAGAATTGGCTACCAGGGAGGAAGAAACGCAACCTTTGGGTGAGCTCATTGGtttaatgagacattttatgGAAGGCCAGCAGAGGAGAGACGAGGGGTTCCTGGCAGAGCTGAAAGGACTCCGGGCTTCGATGCCAGTACCCCAAACGGCCGAGTTGAAGCCTGCAGTGCACAATCTGGCGCCTGCAGAGGCCGTGTCACCAGCTGAAGGGTCGTCCATGAGCCTCCGGCTGGATCTACCAACACCTGCTCCACGACGGGCCCGCAGCTCTCCCATAGACCCTCACAGGATGCACGTGAGTAGCAGAGACGATCTTTACAGACTTGAGGCGAGACCATACGGCGACCCCAAAATTCCCCCATACGTGGCTGGAGAGGATATCGAAAGCTACCTCCTGCGCTTTGAGCGCATGGCCAAGACGTGGGGATGGCCGCAGTCGGAGTGGGCGTGCCGCCTGGTGCCATTGCTCAGTGGAAAGGCGCTGGAGGCCTACACAGCAATGGACGAGGAGAGGGCCCACCAGTACCCCGACCTGAGGGAAGCGCTCCTGGCCAAGTTtgatgtttcaccagagacataTCGGCAGCAGTTCCGGGCCAGTATGGTGCCTCAAGGAGAGAATCCAACGGAGACTTACCACCGCCTGAAGGGACTCTATCGGCGCTGGATTCGGCCTGAGCAGCACACGAAGGAGCAGATTGGTGAGCACATCATTCTGGAGCAGCTTCTGCGTGTCCTGCCGGCCGACATTCGCACCTGGGTGAAGGAGCATGAGCCTGCAGATGGGCTAGCAGCGTCCAAGCTGGCGCTGCAATACATCAATGCCCGACGAGGAGGCCCAGCAGCACACCCAGGCGGTCCAGGTCGACAGTTCCAGGCGCAGCCCCGACCAGCAGGCAGAGGAAACTACCAGCCATCCTCGAACCCCAGCTCAGCAGCCAGTCAGCAAGGTACCG CTCTTCCACCGCCAGCTGGGAATCTCTCCAATCAAGACTACCCCGTACCATCCGCAGACGGACGGCTTGGTGGAGAGGTTCAACCAGACGCTGAAGAAGATGCTGCAGAAGTTCGTAGCAGACACTGGGCGGGACTGGGACCGATGGTTACCCTTCCTCTTGTTCGCATACAGGGAGGTTCCTCAAGCCTCCACCGGGTTCTCCCCGTTCGAGCTGTTGTATGGCTGGGACGTCCAGGGGCCATTGGATCTCCTGCGGAAGACGTGGGAGGCGCCTTCGTCTGCAGCCGGTGA